From the Cryptomeria japonica chromosome 2, Sugi_1.0, whole genome shotgun sequence genome, one window contains:
- the LOC131054032 gene encoding uncharacterized protein LOC131054032: MLEGRGVIESTDMAEELQRHAMLCASEALDLFDVSQCQNIACHIKKEFDKFYGGGWQCIVGMNFGCYFTHGKGSFIYFCLGTLKFLIFKGA, from the exons ATGTTGGAAGGGAGGGGAGTTATAGAAAGTACAGACATGGCGGAGGAGCTGCAAAGACATGCAATGCTCTGTGCATCCGAAGCTCTTGATTTGTTTGACGTTTCCCAGTGCCAAAACATTGCATGCCATATCAAGAAG GAGTTTGATAAGTTCTATGGCGGGGGATGGCAGTGCATTGTGGGGATGAACTTTGGCTGTTATTTCACTCATGGCAAAGGAAGTTTCATCTATTTCTGTTTGGGGACGCTCAAGTTCTTGATATTCAAGGGAGCATAA